A single region of the Cereibacter sphaeroides 2.4.1 genome encodes:
- a CDS encoding DUF1127 domain-containing protein, translating to MAYANTTRIGHHGLGDRVSALVASVKLALAQRRIYRQTVRELNSLTTRELSDLGIHRSMITRIAMEAAYGL from the coding sequence ATGGCTTACGCAAACACCACCCGTATCGGGCACCACGGTCTGGGAGACCGTGTTTCGGCCCTGGTGGCTTCGGTGAAACTCGCTCTCGCGCAGCGCCGGATCTACCGGCAGACCGTGCGCGAACTGAACTCGCTGACGACCCGCGAACTGTCCGACCTCGGCATCCACCGCTCGATGATCACCCGCATCGCGATGGAAGCCGCCTACGGTCTCTGA
- a CDS encoding Mrp/NBP35 family ATP-binding protein has product MPIARESVLAVLDRIPLPDGGTLVSRDLIRALTVEGDAVRFVIEAPSAEAARALEPVRAEAERALRALPGVAGVQAVMTAHGPAAPSLKIGQHPTPQAAGPQPIAGIDRIIAIGSGKGGVGKSTVSSNLAVALARQGRKVGLLDADIYGPSQARMMGVNRRPASPDGKTILPPSAHGVTMMSLGLMLKEDEAVIWRGPMLMGALQQLLGQVAWGELDVLLVDLPPGTGDIQLTLCQRTQVTGAIVVSTPQDVALLDARKALDMFRKLKTPVLGLIENMSSYVCPNCGHEAHIFGHGGVAEEARRLDVPFLGELPLDLSIRLAGDEGRPVAAGEGPIAEAYADLARRLVAGGMA; this is encoded by the coding sequence ATGCCCATCGCTCGTGAATCCGTCCTCGCGGTCCTCGACCGCATCCCGCTGCCGGACGGGGGCACGCTCGTTTCGAGAGATTTGATTCGTGCGCTGACCGTCGAGGGCGATGCGGTGCGCTTCGTGATCGAGGCGCCGAGCGCCGAGGCCGCCCGTGCGCTGGAGCCTGTCCGGGCCGAGGCCGAGCGCGCGCTGCGCGCTCTGCCGGGCGTCGCGGGCGTGCAGGCGGTGATGACGGCCCACGGGCCTGCCGCGCCCTCGCTCAAGATCGGCCAGCATCCGACGCCGCAGGCGGCCGGGCCCCAGCCGATCGCCGGGATCGACCGGATCATCGCGATCGGATCCGGCAAGGGGGGCGTCGGTAAATCCACCGTCTCCTCGAACCTCGCCGTAGCGCTCGCGCGGCAGGGCCGGAAGGTCGGCCTGCTCGATGCCGACATCTACGGCCCCTCGCAGGCGCGCATGATGGGGGTGAACCGCCGGCCCGCCTCGCCGGACGGCAAGACGATCCTGCCGCCCTCCGCGCATGGCGTCACCATGATGTCGCTCGGCCTCATGCTGAAGGAGGACGAGGCGGTGATCTGGCGCGGCCCGATGCTGATGGGCGCGCTCCAGCAGCTTCTGGGGCAGGTGGCCTGGGGCGAGCTCGACGTGCTACTCGTGGACCTGCCGCCGGGCACGGGTGACATCCAACTCACCCTCTGCCAGCGCACGCAGGTCACGGGCGCCATCGTGGTCTCGACGCCGCAGGACGTGGCACTCCTCGACGCGCGCAAGGCGCTCGACATGTTCCGCAAGCTGAAGACGCCCGTTCTCGGACTGATCGAGAACATGTCGAGCTACGTCTGCCCGAACTGCGGCCACGAGGCCCATATCTTCGGCCATGGCGGCGTGGCGGAGGAGGCGCGGCGCCTCGACGTGCCGTTCCTGGGCGAACTGCCCCTCGATCTCTCCATCCGCCTCGCGGGCGACGAGGGCCGTCCGGTCGCGGCCGGCGAGGGGCCGATCGCCGAGGCCTATGCCGATCTCGCCCGCCGCCTCGTGGCAGGCGGCATGGCCTGA
- the mraZ gene encoding division/cell wall cluster transcriptional repressor MraZ → MAEAFRGEYNQKVDAKARVSIPAPFRRVIEAGDPKFSGGRSSFVLVYGGDRSYVECYTISEMERIEERIRSLPMGTPKRRYLERNMITLALNMELDEDGRIVLPPKGREKLGISPDELKGGTEATFAGTLNKFQIWKADTYAAELAAEEEVLLPPGADMLSLLEETGL, encoded by the coding sequence GTGGCGGAGGCGTTCAGAGGCGAATACAACCAGAAGGTTGACGCCAAGGCGCGGGTGTCGATCCCGGCCCCCTTCCGTCGTGTCATCGAAGCGGGCGATCCCAAATTCTCCGGCGGCCGGTCGAGCTTCGTGCTCGTCTATGGCGGCGACCGCTCCTACGTCGAATGCTACACCATTTCCGAGATGGAGCGGATCGAGGAACGGATCCGCAGCCTGCCCATGGGCACGCCCAAGCGGCGCTATCTCGAACGCAACATGATCACCCTCGCGCTTAACATGGAGCTCGACGAGGACGGCCGGATCGTGCTGCCGCCCAAGGGCCGCGAGAAGCTGGGCATCTCGCCCGACGAGCTGAAGGGCGGCACCGAAGCCACCTTTGCGGGCACGCTCAACAAGTTCCAGATCTGGAAGGCCGACACCTACGCAGCCGAGCTCGCCGCCGAAGAGGAGGTGCTCCTGCCTCCGGGCGCCGACATGCTCTCGCTGCTCGAAGAGACGGGGCTCTGA
- the rsmH gene encoding 16S rRNA (cytosine(1402)-N(4))-methyltransferase RsmH, whose product MAEADTERRPHIPVLLRPLLAAVAPVEGTWLDGTFGAGGYARGLLEAGADRVIGVDRDPLALKMASGWAGDYGDRLRLVAGTFSQLDSHAGAPLDGVVLDLGVSSMQLDLAERGFSFQKDGPLDMRMSQEGESAADLVNTASEETLADILYHYGEERASRRIARAIVEARAAAPITRTLALAEIVARCLPRPKPGQMHPATRSFQAIRIAVNAEFSELVEGLEAAERALRPGGRLAVVTFHSLEDRIVKRFLQLRSGGEGQGNRYAPETRADAPRFTLPLRRAISPDEAELAENPRARSARLRVGVRTDAPAGKVDPQALGTPLIPKKGRR is encoded by the coding sequence ATGGCCGAGGCCGACACCGAGCGCCGGCCCCACATCCCGGTGCTGCTGCGTCCTCTTCTGGCCGCGGTGGCGCCGGTCGAGGGCACATGGCTCGACGGCACCTTCGGGGCGGGCGGTTATGCGCGGGGTCTGCTCGAGGCGGGCGCGGACCGGGTGATCGGCGTCGACCGCGATCCGCTCGCGCTGAAGATGGCCTCCGGCTGGGCGGGTGACTACGGCGACCGCCTGCGCCTCGTGGCGGGCACCTTCTCGCAGCTCGACAGCCATGCGGGCGCGCCCCTCGACGGGGTGGTGCTCGATCTCGGCGTCTCCTCCATGCAGCTCGATCTGGCCGAACGCGGCTTCTCGTTCCAGAAGGACGGCCCGCTCGACATGCGCATGAGCCAAGAGGGCGAAAGCGCGGCCGATCTGGTCAATACCGCCTCCGAGGAGACGCTGGCCGACATTCTCTATCATTATGGCGAGGAGCGCGCCTCGCGCCGCATCGCCCGCGCCATCGTCGAGGCCCGCGCCGCGGCGCCCATCACCCGCACGCTCGCGCTGGCCGAGATCGTGGCGCGCTGCCTGCCGCGGCCGAAGCCCGGCCAGATGCACCCGGCCACCCGCAGCTTTCAGGCGATCCGTATCGCGGTGAATGCCGAATTCTCGGAACTGGTCGAGGGGCTCGAGGCGGCCGAGCGCGCGCTCAGGCCCGGCGGCCGGCTCGCCGTCGTCACCTTCCACAGCCTCGAGGACCGGATCGTGAAACGGTTCCTCCAGCTCCGCTCGGGCGGCGAGGGGCAGGGCAACCGCTACGCCCCCGAGACGCGCGCCGATGCGCCCCGCTTCACTCTTCCGCTCCGTCGTGCCATCAGCCCGGACGAGGCGGAACTCGCCGAGAATCCGCGCGCCCGGTCGGCCCGGCTGCGGGTGGGCGTCCGGACGGACGCCCCCGCGGGAAAGGTCGATCCGCAGGCGCTCGGCACCCCGCTCATCCCGAAGAAAGGACGCCGCTGA
- the ftsL gene encoding cell division protein FtsL, giving the protein MRPVLYVLTFLAVMGLAFWAYRENYATQQALKDVSALNREIATLRESLSVQRAEWAYLNRPDRLRELAALNFDRLGLLPLEAVQFGSAAQVSYPPDPLQVVTPQDLRPGDISGEVGEPL; this is encoded by the coding sequence ATGCGCCCCGTGCTCTATGTCCTCACCTTCCTCGCCGTGATGGGGCTGGCCTTCTGGGCCTACCGTGAGAACTATGCCACGCAGCAGGCGCTCAAGGATGTCTCGGCGCTCAACCGCGAGATCGCGACCCTGCGCGAGTCGCTCTCGGTGCAGCGCGCGGAATGGGCCTATCTGAACCGTCCCGACCGGCTGCGCGAGCTGGCGGCGCTGAACTTCGACCGTCTGGGCCTGCTGCCGCTCGAGGCCGTGCAATTCGGCTCGGCCGCGCAGGTCTCCTACCCGCCGGATCCGCTTCAGGTGGTCACGCCGCAGGATCTGCGGCCGGGCGACATCTCGGGCGAAGTGGGAGAGCCGCTGTGA